From the genome of Paracidovorax avenae:
CGATGCTGCCGCGCATCGTCGGCCAGGGCCGCGCGAGCGAATTGCTCTACACCGGCCGCAGCCTGGGCGGGGAGGAGGGCGAGCGCTGGGGCTTCTTCAACCGCCTGTGCGAGGCCGATGCCCTGCTGCCCGAGGCGCAGGCGCTCGCCGCACAACTGGCCGAGGGTCCGGCCTTCGCCAACGGCATCACCAAGACCATGCTGCACCAGGAGTGGGCGATGACCATCGAGCAGGCCATCGAGGCCGAGGCGCAGGCACAGGCGATCTGCATGCTGACCGAAGACTTCTCGCGCGCCTACCATGCGTTCGTCGCCAAACAGAAGCCCCGCTTCGAAGGAAACTGACATGGCGGACGTGACTTATCTCGACTGGCCGTTCTTCGAGCCGCGGCATGCGCAACTGGCCCGCGACCTGGATGCCTGGGCGCAGGCCCATCTGCATGCCGACCATGGCCCCGACGTGGACGCCGAATGCCGCGCCCTGGTGCGCGCGCTCGGCGAGGGCGGCTGGCTGCACCATGCCGTGGGCGAATCGGGCGCCGCCATCGACACCCGCACGCTCTGCCTGATCCGCGAGACGCTGGCGCGTCATTCGGGCCTGGCGGACTTCGCGTTCGCCATGCAGGGCCTGGGCAGCGGGGCGATCAGCCTGCACGGTACGCCGGAGCAGCGCGCGCGCTACCTGGAGCGCGTGGCGCGCGGCGAGGCCATCGCCGCTTTCGCGCTCTCGGAGCCCGAAGCCGGCTCCGACGTCGCGGCCATGGGCTGCACGGCCCGCGCCGAGGGCGACGGGTACGTGCTCGACGGCGAGAAGACCTGGATCTCCAATGGCGGCATTGCCGACTTCTATGTGGTGTTCGCGCGCACTGGCGAGGCGCCCGGCGCGCGCGGCATCAGCGCCTTCATCGTCGATGCCGATGCGCCGGGCTTCTCGATCGCCGAGCGCATCGATGTGATCGCTCCGCACCCGCTGGCCCGGCTGCGCTTCGACGGCTGCCGCGTGCCCGCCGCGCAGCGCCTGGGCGCGCCCGGCGAGGGCTTCAAAGTGGCCATGCGCACGCTGGACGTGTTCCGCACCTCCGTGGCCGCGGCGGCACTGGGCTTCGCGCGGCGCGCGATGGACGAGGCGCTGTCGCGCGCCACCACGCGCCGCATGTTCGGCGGCGTGCTGGCGGATTTCCAGCTCACCCAGGCGAAGCTCGCGCAGATGGCCACGGCCATCGACAGTGCGGCGCTGCTCACCTACCGCGCCGCCTGGCTGCGCGACCGCGGCGCGGTCATCACGCGCGAGGCCGCCATGGCGAAGATGACGGCCACCGAGAACGCGCAGCAGGTGATCGACGCGGCGGTGCAGCTCTTCGGCGGGCTGGGCGTGGTGAGCGGGCAGCCGGTGGAGCGGCTCTACCGCGAGATCCGCGCGCTGCGCATCTACGAAGGGGCGACCGAGGTGCAGCAGCTCATCATCGGCCGCGACCTGCTCAAGTCCGCGGCGGCTGCCGGGGCCGCCGCCGGCTGACGCCGGCCAGCTGTACGACGGCCTTTTCGCACGACGCCCCATCGATCCGGACCCTGGAAAGGACAAGGAAGACGCCATGCATGCCAGCGCCCACGCCGATACTTTCGCGCGCGACCGCCTTCCGCCGGCCGAGCAGCAGCCCGAGTACCTGTTCGACCTGCCGGAACTGCAATTCCCCGAGCGCCTGAACTGCGCCGATCCGCTGCTGGACGTGCATGTGCGCGAAGGACGGGGCGGGCGGTTGTGCATCCGGGCGCCGGGCGGTGTCGCCTGGACCTATGCCGACCTGCAGGACAAAGCCCACCGCATCGCCAACGTGCTGGTGCACCGCATGGGCCTGCAGCCGGGCAACCGCGTGCTGCTGCGCGCGCCCAACAATCCCATGCTCGCGGCCTGCTGGTTCGCGGTGATGAAGGCCGGCGGCATCGCCGTGGCCACCATGCCGCTGCTGCGCGCCAAGGAGTTGAAGGCCATCATCGACATCGCCCAGGTCACGCATGCGCTGTGCGACGCATCATTGGCCGAGGAACTGGCGCTGGCCGCGCAGGAGCCCGGTTCGCCCCTGCGTGCGGTGCGGCATTTCCACGATGCCGGGCCGGAGGGCCTGGAGGCGCTCATGGCCGAGGCCTCTGCCCGGTTCACCAACGTGGATACCGCCTCCGACGACTGCTGCCTGCTGGGCTTCACCTCCGGCACCACGGGGGTGCCCAAGGCGACGATGCACTACCACCGCGATGTGATGGCCATCTGCCACTGCTGGCCGCCGCATGTGCTGCGTCCACGTGCGGACGACGTCTTCATCGGCAGCCCGCCGCTGGCCTTCACCTTCGGGCTGGGCGGGCTGCTGCTCTTTCCGCTGCACATCGGCGCCTCCACGGTGCTGCTGGAAAAGGCCGGGCCGCCGCAGCTGCTGGAGGCCATCCAGCAGTTCGGCGCGACGGTGCTCTTCACGGCGCCCACTTCCTACCGCGCGCTGGCGGCCGACGGTGCGCTGCTGCGCGGCACGCCGCTGCGCAAGTGCGTGTCCGCCGGCGAGGCGCTGCCCGCCTCGACGCGCGCGCTCTGGAAGGAGGCGACCGGCATCGAGCTGATCGACGGCATCGGCGCCACGGAGATGCTGCACATCTTCATCTCCCACGACGAAGCGGGGGCGCGGCCCGGCGCCACGGGCAAGCCCGTGCCTGGCTACCGGGCCCGCGTGGTGGACGAGGCGGGCCGGGAGGTACCGCCGGGCACCGTGGGCCGGCTGGCGGTGCGGGGGCCGACGGGCTGCCGCTACCTTGCGGACGCGCGGCAGCAGGCCTACGTGCAGGACGGCTGGAACCTGACCGGCGACGCCTATCTGATGGATGCGGACGGCTACTTCTTCTACCAGGCGCGCACCGACGACATGATCGTCTCGGCCGGCTACAACATCGCCGCGCCCGAGGTGGAGGAGGCGTTGCTGGCCCACCCCGCGGTGGCGGAATGCGCCGTGATCGGCGTGCCGGACGCGCAGCGCGGGCAGATCGTCAAGGCCTTCGTGGTGCTGCGTCCCGGCACCGCGGCGGACGACGGCACCGTGCAGGCATTGCAGGATTTCGTCAAGCGCACGGTCGCTCCGTACAAATACCCCCGCGCCGTGGAATTCACCGATCGGCTTCCGCGCACGCAAACGGGGAAGCTGCAGCGCTTTAAGCTACATGCCCCGGCATGATGCCGGCGCGCGGGCCACCGGGCCGCGCGCTTTCCTCCCTTCCGTCCACCGCCTGCCGCCCACTGCCAAGGAGCCCTCGATGCCATTCCTCCCGTCCCGCGCGCACCGTTCCTCCACGTCCGCTGCCCTCTGCGCGGCCCTCGCCCTGCTGGCTGGTGGCGCCCAGGCTGCGGACAAGGTCAAGGTCGGCCTGCTGACCACGCTGTCGGGCCCCGGGTCGGGCCTCGGGATCGACATCCGCGATGGCTTCCAGCTCGCGGTGAAGCAGGGCGCGGGCAAGCTCGGCGACCTGCCGGCCGAAGTGACCGTGGCGGACGACCAGCAGAGCCCCGATGCGGCCAAGCAGACGGCCGACCGGCTGGTCAAGCGCGAGCGCGTCGATTTCATGACCGGCATCGTGTTTTCCAACGTGATGCTGGCCGTCGGGCAGCCGGTGTTCCAGTCGCGCACCTTCTACATCAGTGCCAACGCCGGTCCGTCGCAGTATGCGGGCGCGCAATGCAACCCGTACTTCTTCAGCGCCTCCTACCAGAACGACAACATGCACGAGGCCGTGGGCAAGACCGTGCAGGACCGCGGATTCAAGAAGGTGGCCCTGCTCGCGCCCAACTACCCGGCGGGCAAGGACGCGCTGGCCGGCTTCAAGCGTTTCTACAAGGGCGAGGTGGTCATGGAGGCCTACACGCCGCTGAGCCAGCTCGACTACGGCGCGGAGCTGTCCAAGATCCGCGCCTCCGGTGCCGATGCGGTGTTCGTGTTCCTGCCGGGCGGCCTGGGCGTGAACTTCGTCAAGCAGTTCACAGGCGCGGGCCTGGGCAGGGAGATGAAGCTCTTCGCCCCGGGCTTCTCGGCGGACGAGGACGTGATCCGCGCGGTGGGCGATGCCATGGTGGGCATCTTCAACAGCTCGCAGTGGGCGCACGACATGGACAACGCGGCCAACAAGCGCTTCGTGGCCGATTTCCAGAAGGAATACGGCCGCTTGCCGACGCTGTATGCCGCTCAGGGCTACGACGCCGCCCGGCTCATCGACGGCGCGGTGCGCCGCGTGGGCGGCAAGCTGGAAGACAAGGCCGCGCTGCGCAAGGCGCTGGAGGCCGCGCCGTTCGAATCCGTGCGCGGGCCGTTCCGCTTCAACACCAACCACTACCCGGTGCAGGACTACTACCTGCGCGAGGTGGTGAAGGACGGGCAGGGCCGCATCACCAACAAGACCGTCGGCCGCGTGTTCGAGGCGCATGCCGATGCCTACGCCGGCGAATGCCGCATGCCCTCCTGAGGCCGCGGGCCGGTCGCGCGCATGACGGGGCTCCTGCTTCTCGAGCAATCGCTCAACGGCCTGCAGTTCGGGCTGATGCTGTTCCTGCTGGCCGCCGGCCTCACGCTGGTGTTCGGCATCATGGACATGATCAACCTGGCGCACGGCTCGCTCTACATGGTGGGTGCGTACCTGATCGCGGCCATCGCCACGGCGTCCGGCTCGTTCTGGATCGGCCTCGCGGGCGGCACGCTGGCCACGGCGGCGATCGGCGTGCTGCTGGAGGTGTCCGTGCTGCGGCGCCTCTACCGGCGCGACCACCTCTCGCAGGTGCTGGGCACTTTCGCGATCCTGCTGATGGCCAACGAGGCCGTGCGCATGGTGTGGGGTTCGCAGCCGGTACCGCTGAATCCGCCGCCCGCGCTGGCCGGCCCGGTGGAGCTGCTGCCGGGCTTTTCCTACCCCGCCTACCGGCTCTTCATCATCGGCGTGGGGCTGGCGGTGGCGCTGGCGCTCTACCTGCTGGTCACGCGCACGCGCGTCGGCATGCAGGTGCGCGCCGGTGCCTCCAACCGCGAGATGGCGATGGCCATGGGCACCAATGTGCGCCGGCTGTTCACGGGCATCTTCGCGCTGGGCGCCGCGCTCTGCGCGATCGCGGGCGGCATGCTCGGGCCGCTGCTGGCGGTGCAGGTGGGCATGGGCGAGAGCATCCTGATCCTCGCCTTCGTGGTGATCGTGATCGGCGGCATCGGCTCCATCCGCGGCGCGCTGGTGGGCGCGCTGCTGGTCGGGCTGGTGGACACCGCCGGCCGCACCCTCGTGCCGCTGCTCGCCGAGCGCCTGCTGGGGCCCGCGGCCGCGGCCGGCGCGGGTCCGGCCGTCGCCTCGATCCTGATCTACGTGCTGATGGCGGCGGTGCTGTTCTGGAAGCCGCGCGGCCTGTTCCCCTCCCATGGCTGAAAGCACCATGCCGCCGACCCCATCCCATCCCCCCAGCCTGCTGGACCACGGCCTGCACCCGCGCTGGAGCATCCCGCTGCTGGTGCTGCTGGCGCTGCTGCCCACCATCGCGCAGGCGCTGGACGAGGGCTTCTACATCGGTGTCGCGAGCCGCATCCTGGTCTTCGCGCTGGCCGCCACCAGCCTGAACCTGATCCTCGGCTTCGGCGGCATGGTCAGCTTCGGCCATGCGGCCTTCGTGGGCGTGGGCGCCTACGCGGTGGGCATCCTGATGCAGGAGGGCATCGCCTCCGCCTGGATCGCCTGGCCGGCCGCCATCGCCGCGGGCGCGCTGTTCGCGTTCGTGATCGGCCTGGTCAGCCTGCGCACGCAGGGCGTGTACTTCATCATGATCACGCTCGCGTTCGCGCAGATGCTGTTCTACCTGATGGTGTCGCTCAAGGCCTACGGCGGCGAGGACGGCCTGTCGCTCGCGTCGCGCTCGCAGCTCGGCCCCTGGCTCGACCTGGCGGATGACGCGCGCTTCTACTACTGCGTGCTGGCGATCTGCGTGCTGGTCTTCGTGGGCCTGGCGCGGCTGCTCAACGCCCGTTTCGGCCATGCGCTGCAGGGCATCCGCGAGAACGAGACGCGCATGGCCGCGCTGGGCTTTGCCGTCTATCGCACCAAGCTCGCGGCCTTCACGCTGGCGGGCGCCATCGCCGGGCTCGCTGGCGCGCTGCTGGCCAACCAGGCCGGCTTCGTGAGCCCCGCGGCGCTGCAGTGGAGCCAGTCGGGCATGCTCATGGTGATGGTGATCCTGGGCGGGGTGGGGCGGCTCTACGGCGGCTTCGTGGGTGCGGTGGCGTTCCTGCTGATCGAGGAAGTGCTCGCGGCGCACACCATGCACTGGCAGTTCGGACTGGGTGCGGTGCTGCTGGTCGTGGTGCTGGTGGCACCCAACGGGCTGCTGAGCCTCGCGCGGTCCCGCGGTGCGAAAGCGGGGCGGCCATGAGCGCGCGCGTCCTCCTGCGGACCGAGCAGCTGGTGCGCCGCTTCGGCGGCCTGCTCGCCACCGACCATGCGGAACTGTCGGTGCTCGAAGGCGAGGTGCATGCGCTCATCGGCCCCAACGGCGCCGGCAAGACGACGCTGATCCACCAGCTCTCCGGTACGCTGGCGCCCACCAGCGGGCACATCCATTTCGACGGGGAGGATGTCACCGGACTGCCGATCCATGCGCGGGTGCGGCGCGGGCTGGTGCGCTCCTACCAGATCACGAGCGTCTTTCCCCGCCTGCCGGTGCTGGACAACCTCGCACTCGCCGTGCAGGCGCGCACCGGCGGCAGCCGCGGTTTCTGGCGTCCGGCGCGCGCCGAGCGCGAGCGCTATGCCGAGGCGCAGGCCGTGGCGGAGCGCGTCGGCCTGGGCGATCAATCGTCGCAACTGGCCGGTGCGCTGTCCCACGGCCAGCAGCGGCAGCTCGAAGTGGGGCTGGCGCTGGCGCTGCGGCCCCGGCTGCTGCTGCTCGACGAACCGATGGCCGGCATGGGACCGGAAGAATCCGAACGCATGGTCGGCCTGCTGCAGGGGCTGCGCGGCGAGGTGACGCTGCTACTGGTCGAGCACGACATGGATGCCGTCTTCCGCCTGGCCGACCGCATCTCCGCGCTCGTCTCGGGCCGTGTGATCGCCACCGGCACCCCGCAGGCAATCCGCCAGCACCCCGACGTGCGACGCGCCTACCTGGGCGACGAACTGGAGGAGGCCACGCCATGAGCGCATTGCTCGAAGTCGAGGGGCTCGAGGCCGCCTACGGCAGCAGCCAGGTGCTGTTCGGCATCGCGTTCGACATCCGTGCCGGCGAGGTCGCCACGCTGCTGGGCCGCAACGGCATGGGCAAGACGACCACGGTGCGCGCGCTGCTCGGGCTCACGCGCGCCAGGGCCGGATCGGTGCGCTTCCGTGGCGAGCGCATCGAGCGGCTGGCGCCGGACCGCATTGCCCGCATGGGCCTGGCGGTGGTGCCCGAGGGACGGCAGATCTTCCCCAACCTCTCGGTGCGCGAGAACCTCGTGGCCTTCGCCGCGCGCCGCAACGCCGCCGCCGACCCGTGGACGCTCGACCGCGTGCATGCGCTGTTCCCGCGACTGGCCGAGCGGGCCTCGCACATGGGCGGGCAGCTCTCGGGCGGCGAGCAGCAGATGCTGGCCATCGGCCGTGCGCTCATGACCAACCCGCACCTGCTCGTGCTGGACGAGGCGACGGAAGGGCTGGCACCGCTGATCCGCGAAGAGATCTGGCGCTGCCTGGACGCCCTGCGCGCGCAGGGCCAGACCATCCTGGTCATCGACAAATACGTGCGCCGCCTCGTGCGGCTCGCCGACCGCCACACCATCATCGAGCGCGGCCGGGTGGCCTGGCAGGGCGATTCGGGCGCGCTCGCGGCCGACCCGGCGCTGTGGCAGCGCTACGTGGGCGTGTGAGCGCCGCGCAAGAACGATAACGATTTTCGAGAACCGAACGGACAGGAGATTCGCATGCAAGTCCTTCTTCCCCCCGGATGGCCCCGGCCCAAGGGTTACGCCAACGGCGTCGCGGCGCGCGGCCGCATGGTCTTCGTGGCCGGCATGATCGGCTGGGACGCCCAGGGCGTCTTCCATACCGACACGCTGTGCGGCCAGGTGCGGCAGGCGCTGCAGAACATCGTCGAGGTGCTCAAGGAAGGCGGCGCGCGCCCCGAGCACATCGTGCGCATGACCTGGTACGTGACCGACAAGAAGGACTACGTGGCCTCGCTGCGGCAGATCGGCCAGGACTTCCGCGAGATCATCGGCAGCTTCAACGCGGCGATGACGGCGGTGGAGGTCTCGGCGCTGATCGAGGACCGTGCCAAGGTCGAGATCGAGGTCACGGCCGTGGTGCCGGACTGATGCGCGGGTGGCCTCGATGGCGACGGTGTTTCCCCACGGCTTCGCGAACCAGCAGGAAATCGACGAGGCCTACGACCCTCTGAAACGCGCGTACGATGCCGCAGCCTCGAACCGGCATTTCGCCGAACGCAGCGAGGCCACGCGCCAGGCGCTGCCGTACCGGCCCGCCGTGCCCTACGGCCCCACGCGGGCCGAAACGCTGGACATCTTTCCGGCCGGACGTCCCGGCGCGCCGGTCTTCTTCTTCATCCACGGCGGCTACTGGCGCGCCCGCAGCGCGCGCGATTTCAGCTGCGTGGCACAGGGCCCGCATGCGCTGGGCTTCACCACCGTGGTGGTGGACTACGCCCTGTGCCCGGCCGTCACGATCGACGAGATCGTGCGGCAGGTGCGCGCCGCGGCGGCCTGGGTGGTGCGCCACATCGGCGAGCATGGCGGCGACCCGGCGCGCATCGTCGTCGGCGGGCATTCCGCGGGCGGGCACCTGGGCGCGATGCTGCTGTGCTCGCCCTGGGAGGAAGACTACGGCCTGCCGGCCGACCCCTTCGCCGGGGCGGTGCTCGTGAGCGGCCTCTACGACATCGCGCCGCTGCGCTACAGCTACCTGCAGCCCGCGATCCAGCTGGACGAGGGCACGGTGCGCCGCAATTCGCCCGTGCTGCATGCGCGGCCCAGCGCCACGCCGGTCGCGCTCTGCTGGGGCGGGGCCGAGCAGGAGGCCTTCGCCCAGCAATCGCAGGGCTTCCACGCCGCATGGCGC
Proteins encoded in this window:
- a CDS encoding acyl-CoA dehydrogenase family protein, producing the protein MADVTYLDWPFFEPRHAQLARDLDAWAQAHLHADHGPDVDAECRALVRALGEGGWLHHAVGESGAAIDTRTLCLIRETLARHSGLADFAFAMQGLGSGAISLHGTPEQRARYLERVARGEAIAAFALSEPEAGSDVAAMGCTARAEGDGYVLDGEKTWISNGGIADFYVVFARTGEAPGARGISAFIVDADAPGFSIAERIDVIAPHPLARLRFDGCRVPAAQRLGAPGEGFKVAMRTLDVFRTSVAAAALGFARRAMDEALSRATTRRMFGGVLADFQLTQAKLAQMATAIDSAALLTYRAAWLRDRGAVITREAAMAKMTATENAQQVIDAAVQLFGGLGVVSGQPVERLYREIRALRIYEGATEVQQLIIGRDLLKSAAAAGAAAG
- a CDS encoding AMP-binding protein; its protein translation is MHASAHADTFARDRLPPAEQQPEYLFDLPELQFPERLNCADPLLDVHVREGRGGRLCIRAPGGVAWTYADLQDKAHRIANVLVHRMGLQPGNRVLLRAPNNPMLAACWFAVMKAGGIAVATMPLLRAKELKAIIDIAQVTHALCDASLAEELALAAQEPGSPLRAVRHFHDAGPEGLEALMAEASARFTNVDTASDDCCLLGFTSGTTGVPKATMHYHRDVMAICHCWPPHVLRPRADDVFIGSPPLAFTFGLGGLLLFPLHIGASTVLLEKAGPPQLLEAIQQFGATVLFTAPTSYRALAADGALLRGTPLRKCVSAGEALPASTRALWKEATGIELIDGIGATEMLHIFISHDEAGARPGATGKPVPGYRARVVDEAGREVPPGTVGRLAVRGPTGCRYLADARQQAYVQDGWNLTGDAYLMDADGYFFYQARTDDMIVSAGYNIAAPEVEEALLAHPAVAECAVIGVPDAQRGQIVKAFVVLRPGTAADDGTVQALQDFVKRTVAPYKYPRAVEFTDRLPRTQTGKLQRFKLHAPA
- a CDS encoding ABC transporter substrate-binding protein, which gives rise to MPFLPSRAHRSSTSAALCAALALLAGGAQAADKVKVGLLTTLSGPGSGLGIDIRDGFQLAVKQGAGKLGDLPAEVTVADDQQSPDAAKQTADRLVKRERVDFMTGIVFSNVMLAVGQPVFQSRTFYISANAGPSQYAGAQCNPYFFSASYQNDNMHEAVGKTVQDRGFKKVALLAPNYPAGKDALAGFKRFYKGEVVMEAYTPLSQLDYGAELSKIRASGADAVFVFLPGGLGVNFVKQFTGAGLGREMKLFAPGFSADEDVIRAVGDAMVGIFNSSQWAHDMDNAANKRFVADFQKEYGRLPTLYAAQGYDAARLIDGAVRRVGGKLEDKAALRKALEAAPFESVRGPFRFNTNHYPVQDYYLREVVKDGQGRITNKTVGRVFEAHADAYAGECRMPS
- a CDS encoding branched-chain amino acid ABC transporter permease encodes the protein MTGLLLLEQSLNGLQFGLMLFLLAAGLTLVFGIMDMINLAHGSLYMVGAYLIAAIATASGSFWIGLAGGTLATAAIGVLLEVSVLRRLYRRDHLSQVLGTFAILLMANEAVRMVWGSQPVPLNPPPALAGPVELLPGFSYPAYRLFIIGVGLAVALALYLLVTRTRVGMQVRAGASNREMAMAMGTNVRRLFTGIFALGAALCAIAGGMLGPLLAVQVGMGESILILAFVVIVIGGIGSIRGALVGALLVGLVDTAGRTLVPLLAERLLGPAAAAGAGPAVASILIYVLMAAVLFWKPRGLFPSHG
- a CDS encoding branched-chain amino acid ABC transporter permease; protein product: MPPTPSHPPSLLDHGLHPRWSIPLLVLLALLPTIAQALDEGFYIGVASRILVFALAATSLNLILGFGGMVSFGHAAFVGVGAYAVGILMQEGIASAWIAWPAAIAAGALFAFVIGLVSLRTQGVYFIMITLAFAQMLFYLMVSLKAYGGEDGLSLASRSQLGPWLDLADDARFYYCVLAICVLVFVGLARLLNARFGHALQGIRENETRMAALGFAVYRTKLAAFTLAGAIAGLAGALLANQAGFVSPAALQWSQSGMLMVMVILGGVGRLYGGFVGAVAFLLIEEVLAAHTMHWQFGLGAVLLVVVLVAPNGLLSLARSRGAKAGRP
- a CDS encoding ABC transporter ATP-binding protein, with the protein product MSARVLLRTEQLVRRFGGLLATDHAELSVLEGEVHALIGPNGAGKTTLIHQLSGTLAPTSGHIHFDGEDVTGLPIHARVRRGLVRSYQITSVFPRLPVLDNLALAVQARTGGSRGFWRPARAERERYAEAQAVAERVGLGDQSSQLAGALSHGQQRQLEVGLALALRPRLLLLDEPMAGMGPEESERMVGLLQGLRGEVTLLLVEHDMDAVFRLADRISALVSGRVIATGTPQAIRQHPDVRRAYLGDELEEATP
- a CDS encoding ABC transporter ATP-binding protein, which translates into the protein MSALLEVEGLEAAYGSSQVLFGIAFDIRAGEVATLLGRNGMGKTTTVRALLGLTRARAGSVRFRGERIERLAPDRIARMGLAVVPEGRQIFPNLSVRENLVAFAARRNAAADPWTLDRVHALFPRLAERASHMGGQLSGGEQQMLAIGRALMTNPHLLVLDEATEGLAPLIREEIWRCLDALRAQGQTILVIDKYVRRLVRLADRHTIIERGRVAWQGDSGALAADPALWQRYVGV
- a CDS encoding RidA family protein gives rise to the protein MQVLLPPGWPRPKGYANGVAARGRMVFVAGMIGWDAQGVFHTDTLCGQVRQALQNIVEVLKEGGARPEHIVRMTWYVTDKKDYVASLRQIGQDFREIIGSFNAAMTAVEVSALIEDRAKVEIEVTAVVPD
- a CDS encoding alpha/beta hydrolase, which gives rise to MATVFPHGFANQQEIDEAYDPLKRAYDAAASNRHFAERSEATRQALPYRPAVPYGPTRAETLDIFPAGRPGAPVFFFIHGGYWRARSARDFSCVAQGPHALGFTTVVVDYALCPAVTIDEIVRQVRAAAAWVVRHIGEHGGDPARIVVGGHSAGGHLGAMLLCSPWEEDYGLPADPFAGAVLVSGLYDIAPLRYSYLQPAIQLDEGTVRRNSPVLHARPSATPVALCWGGAEQEAFAQQSQGFHAAWRAAGNAAELQPMPGADHFDAVQAFEDPASLPCRALVRMAGG